GCCGCGATCTGTCACGGCCCCTGGGTCCTCTCGGAAACTGGTATCAGCCAGGGCCTGCGGATGACGAGCTGGCCGAGCCTCAAGCATGAGCTGACGCTCTCGGGCGCGACCTGGGTGGACGAGCCCTGCGTGACCGACAAGGGCGTGGTGACCAGCCGCAACCCCGACGACCTGCCCGCCTTCAACAAGAAGATCGTGGAGGAGTACGCCGAGGGCGACCACAGCAGCCGGCGCAAGTAAGCGAGGAAGAAAGGGGCCAGGGCCGCGCGCTCTGGCCCCTTTCCTATGCGGGTTTGCGCCATCTGGCCGATGTGCCCAGGAGGTTCACCGCCTAGATTGGAACCTGATGCCCCAACCTCTCCCCAGCGCCGCCGACCTCGCCCGCATGAGCCTCGCCGCGCAGCATTCGCTGACGCGCGGCTGGGTGGACGACGCCGCCCGCCTCGACCTGCTCGCCGAGGAACACGCCTTCGATCTGCGGCTTGCGACCGATCTGGAACTGGCAGGGGAGCGGGCCGTGCACTTCCGACCAGCGCTGGGGGCGGCGACGTTCCTGAACCGCTGGGTGACCGCCCGGCCTGACCTGGAGGCGATGCTCTCCCTGCGCTTCGAGGGCCTCGACCCGGAAAAGCCCTTCGTGGACGCCAGTCTGACTTCGCGACCTGTCGTGGGCGCCGACCTTCCCGCCTTACTCGCCGTGAGCAGAGAGGTGTACGGAGCCTCCGCACCGGCCCGGCTGAGAATCTGGAGCTCCGCGCCGCTGGAAGAATGGACGGCGGCGCTCCCCCACTTGCGCTCCGATCGGCGGTTGCTCGCCGCTCCCCTGGCCGAGCTGCGGGAAAGGGAGGTGCCGGCAGGGCTGACCCTGCGCCCCACCCGCGACCTGACGCACTCTGCCGAGGCGCAGGCTGCCTACGGGGCGGTGGACGCGGCGCATCCGGCCCACGTCGGCCAGGCCCGCCTGATCGGGGAGGAAGCGCTTCGGGAAGTCATAGATGCAGGAACGATGTTCGATGTGCTCTGGCAGGGGGAGTGGAGCGGTTACGTGGGAACGTTGCCCGAGACCCAGCTCGGGCTGCCCGCCCAGGTGGTCCAGGAACTCCTACTCGCGCCGCACGCGCGGGGGCGGGGGTTCGGGCCGGCACTCTCGACGCTGCTCGCCCGCGCGCTGTCGGACGACGGGCGCGTGCTTTCCGGCACCATTCACGGCGAGAACCGGGGAGCCCGTGAGGCGGCGCTCAGGGCGGGGCGGCACGATGTCGGCGGCTGGCTGTGGGTGCCGTTGACCTGACGCACGCAGCCCCGCCGTCTGCTAAAATCTCCGTTTGGGTGTCCCGCCCACGGGCCGAGAACGAGAGGACGGTGTGGCGGGCTTTTTTGTGCCTGCGTGGGCTGAGAGCTGAAGGCAGAATGCTGAGAGCTAGCAGCTCCGAACAAGGGAGCTGAATTATGGAATACCGCAATATCGCCATCATCGCGCACGTCGACCACGGCAAGACCACGCTCGTGGACGGCCTGCTGAAACAGACCCTCGAACTCAAGCACGGCGAAGAGATCGCCGAGCGCGCGATGGACTCCAACGACCTCGAACGCGAGCGCGGCATCACCATTCTCGCCAAGAACACCGCCGTGGAGTATGGGGGCGTCAAGATCAACATCGTGGACACGCCCGGACACGCCGACTTCGGGGGCGAAGTGGAGCGCGTCCTCGGCATGGTGGACGGCTGCCTGCTGCTCGTGGACGCCGCCGAAGGCCCGATGCCCCAGACCCGCTTCGTGCTGCGCAAGGCCATCGAACTCGGCCTCAAGCCCATCGTGGTGATCAACAAGATCGACCGCCAGGACGCGCGCCCGGAAGAAGTGGTCAACCTGACCTTCGACCTGATGGCCGAACTCGGCGCGAGCGACGACCAGCTCGACTTCCCGATCCTGTACGCGATCTCGCGCGAGGGCAAGGCCTACCGCGAGTTGGACCAGCCGCGCGACGACTTCAAGGAACTGTTCGACATGGTCCTCGAGCAGATTCCGCCGCCGCCCGTCGACCTCGAAGCCCCCTTCCAGATGCTCGTGACCAACCTCGACTACTCCGAGTACCTCGGACGCATCGTGGTGGGGCGCGTCAACCGGGGCAAGGTCCGCAAAGGCGAGTTCGTCAACCTGATGCACAAGGACGGCACCATGACCAAGGTGCGCGTCGTGCAGCCGTTTACGCACCTCGGCCTGCGCCGCATCGAGGCGGACGAGGTGGGCGCCGGGGACATCGTGGCCCTGGCCGGCATCGAGGACGCCCAGATCGGGGAGACCATCGCCGACCTCGCCGACCCCGAGGCGCTGCCGATCATCACGGTGGACGAGCCGACGGTGAGCATGACCTTCCAGCCGAACACCAGCCCCTTCGCGGGCAAGGACGGCAAGTACGTCACTTCGCGCCACCTCAACGACCGCCTGAAGAAAGAAGTCATGACCAACGTGTCGCTGCGCGTCGAGGAGATCCGGCCCGATGAGTTCGTGGTGTCGGGACGCGGTGAGCTCCACCTCTCGATCCTGCTCGAAACCATGCGCCGCGAGGGCTACGAGGTCCAGGTCGGCAGCCCGCGCGTGATCACCCGCGACATCGACGGCGAGAAGCACGAGCCCTTCGAGCACCTCGTGATCGACGTGCCCGAGCAGCATTCCAGCACCGTGATCGGCATTCTCGGCGCGCGCAAGGGCCAGATGGTGAACATGGAGCCGCAGGGCAGCCGCGTGCGGGTCGAGTTCAAGATTCCGGCGCGGGCGCTGTTCGGCTTCCGCACCCAGTTTCTCTCGATGACCCAGGGCGAGGGCATCATGAGCCACATCTTCGACGGCTACGCGCCCTGGGCCGGCGAACTCCGCACCCGCCAGAACGGCTCGCTCGTGAGTATGGAAGACGGCCCTGCCTTCGCGTACTCGATCTTCAAGCTGCAAGACCGGGGCACCTTTTTCATCGACGCGGGCACCGAAGTCTATGTCGGCATGATCGTGGGGGAAAACGCCCGCGAGCAGGACATGAACGTCAACGTCTGCAAGAACAAGAAGCTGACCAACGTCCGCTCGGCGGGCGCCGACGAGGCCCTCACGCTGATTCCCCCGCGCCGCATGAGCCTTGAAGACGCCCTCGAATACATCGCCGACGACGAACTCGTCGAGCTGACGCCGCACAGCATCCGCCTGCGTAAGAAGGTGCTGAACCCGAGTTTCAGGAAGTAAAACGGAGCGTTGCGAACACCTGGAAGCCGGGAAGCGAGTCTCCCGGCTTTTTCCCTGACATCGCTTGTTCTCGCGCGGTCCCCAGCCGCTCGCTGTAGTAGGGCGGCGTTACAGAAACTGCCGTCCTCCATCCACGACCAGCGTCTGCCCGGTGATGAAAGCGCTCGCGTCGGACGCGAAGAAGAGGGCCGCGCCGATCAGGTCGCCCGGCTGCTGCGCGCGTTTCAGGGCGCCGCGACCCACGCCGTAGGAGGCGGCGTCTTCCATCAGGCCCAGGCTCGCCTCGGTCAGCGTGAAGCCGGGGGCAACCGCATTGACGGTGATCCCGTCGTCGCCCAGTTCGCGGGCAAGCACCCGGGTCAGCGCGATCACGCCGCCCTTGCTGGCGACGTAGTGTGCCCAGAGGGGACTGCCACTCATGACCGTCGCGCTCGCGATGTTCACGATGCGCCCCGCCCCCCGCTCGCGCAGCAGCGGCGTCACGGCGCGGGCACAGAGCCAGGGGCCTTTGAGGTTCACGCCCATCACCCAGTCCCACACCGCCGGGTCGATCTCGGTAAAGGGCAGACGCTCCAGGCCCGCGTACAGGCTGGCATTGTTGATCAGCGCGTCGAGGCCCCCGAACTCGGCCCTGACCGCCCGCGCCATCTCCAGCGTACTCGCCTCGTCAGACACGTTCACCTGAAGGCCCAGGGCTTGACCGCCGGCCTGCCGGATCAGCTCGGCGGTCTCCTGGGCACCCGCTCCGTTCACGTCGGCCACGGCCACCTGGGCACCGGCCCCAGAGAAAGCCAGGGCGAAGGTGCGGCCCAAGCCTCCGGCGGCTCCGGTGATCAGGACCACTTTGCCGCGCAGATCTGGGGTCACGGTGTCTCCCTGTGCTCGGTTTCCCCGGGCTCGGTTTCCCTGTGTTCGCGCCGGGCACGGTCCAGCGTCAGGCGGGCGAGGCGGGCGCCCTCGGCGGTATGGAACCAGGTCGGGATCTTGGCCTCCACGTAGGCCGTGAAGTCCTCAAACGTCATCCCCATCCACCCCCGGCAGATCTCCACGCCGCGCGCTCCGAAGCGCCAGAGTTTGTCGGCGTCTTTCACAATCGCGTCTTCCAGGGAGTGCGCCTCCCCGCTCGTGCTGTCGTGGCCGCCGATGATGGTGAGGATCGGCCCTACCAGGGCCGCCGGGTAACGCAGCTCGCTCAGCAGCTCACGCGCGAGCTTCACCCCCTCCTGCTCGTGCAACCGGGTGATGTCGGGTTGCCAGCCGCTCGGCGCGTCGGCGAGGCCCTGGTGGTGGGTCTCCTCGGGCACGCGGGCGTAGCCGACGTCGTGCAGGAGGATGGCCGCGAGCACGGTGCCGGCGCTCGCCTCCGGGTGTGCGCGCAGCAGGGCCTGGGCATAGGCGTAGGCCTGCGGCATGTGGATCTCGCCGCTGCGGGTGTGCCAGTAGGGCTCGGCCCGCAGGTAGAGTTCGGCGATCAGGTCAGGGGTGACTTCGCTCACGGTGACCTCGCTTATGGGGGCCTCACTCACTGAGATACACCGTCTTGTATTCCAGGTAGGATTCGAGGCCGTAGCGCCCCTTCTCGCGCCCCACGCCCGACTGCTTGTAGCCGCCGAAGGGCGCGAGGTTGCTCGAGCGGTGGATGTTGTTGATCCAGACGCTGCCCGCCTCGAAGGCCTCGGCGATCCGCAGGCCCTGGGCGAGGTCACGGGTAAACGCAAACGCGGCCAGACCGTAGACCGTGTCGTTCGCCAGCCGCAGGGCGTCCTCCAGGTCTGTGAAGGGCATCACCCCGACGACGGGGCCGAAAGTTTCCTCGGTCATGATCTTCATGTCGCTCGTCGCGTCGGCGATCACCGTGGGCGGGAAGAAAAAGCCGCCGTCATAGGCCGCGCCCCGCAAGCGTTCGCCGCCGGTAACAATGCGCGCGCCCCCCGCGCGGGCGTCGCGGACGTGCTCGACGCTCGTGCGGAAGATCTTCTCGTTGACCATCGGGCCGAGGTCCACGCCGGCGTCGAGGCCGTGACCGACCTTCAGTTGGCCGGCAGCTTCGCCCAAGCGCTCCACGAACTCGGCATACAGATCCTCGTGGACATAGATGCGGTTGACCCGGTAGCAGAACTGCCCACTGTTGGCGAAGGCGTGGCGGGTGATCGCCGGCACCGCGCGCTCGAGGTCGGCGTCGGCGCACAGGATGGCCGGGCACTGGCCGCCGAGTTCGAGGGTCAGGCGCTTATTCGTGTGAGACGCCACCTCCGCGATGCGCTGCCCGGCCCCGGTCGAGCCGGTAAAGGCCACCTTGCGCGGCGTGGGGTGCGCCACCATCGCCTCGCCAAGCACGCGCCCGGGGCCGGTGATCACGTTGAAGACGCCCGGCGGAAAGCCAGCTTCGGTAAAGAGTTCGGCGAGTCTGAGGGTGCTGAGGGGCGTGTCGTCGGCGGGCTTGGCGACGACCGTGCAGCCCACCGGCAGCGCCGCGCCGAGCTTGAAGGCGAGCAGGTTGATGGGGTAGTTGAAAGGCGCGATGGCCGCGACGACCCCCACCGGCTCCTGCAACACGAGGATGCGCTCGCCGCCCTCGTTGATAAACGGCACCTCGCCGCGCAGGCGCAGGGCTTCCTCGGCGTAGTCCTCGAGCAGGTTCGCCACCCGCTCGATCTCCAGCCGCGCGCCCGCGAGAGGCCGCCCGAGTTCGAGGGTGAGCAGCTGCGCGAACTCGCCGGCCCGCGCCCGCAGCAGCTCGGCGGCGCGGCGCTGAAGCCGCACGCGCTCGCGGGTGGGGACCCGGCGCCAGGCGGCGAAAGCGGCGGCGGCCACCTCCATCGCCCGGTCTACGTCCTCGGCGTTGCCGCGCGCCACAGTGCCCACCACCTCGCCGGTCGCGGGATTGAGCACCTTCGTGCGCTCCCCGCTCGCGGAGGGCACCCACCCGCCGCCGATGTAGAGGCCCAAGTCCTGGGTGCGCGTCTCCACGCCCGTCATGCGAGCACCTCCAGTTTCAGTTGCCGGCGCGTCTCGGCGAGCGCGGCGCGGGCCTGGGCGACGGCGGCGGGCGAGAACAGTTGACCCTCGATCTCGCGTTCCAGCCGTGCGGCGTACTCGGCGGGCGTCATCCCGAACCAGTCGCAGGCGACGCTCACGCCCGTGACGGTAAAGCGCCAGAGCTTGTCGGCATCCTTGACGAGTTCGTCCTCGGGCGAGATCGCCTCCTGGCGGGTGTCGTGCCCCTCGACGATGCGGGCGACGTGGTCCACGGTCTCCGGCGGGTAGCCGATCTCCCCGAGGATCTCGCGCGCGATGCGGGCGCCTTCGAGTTCGTGCTGCCGGCGCACGTCGGATTCCCACATGTTGGGACCAAACCCCTCTTTGTAGATCGCCTCCTGATCGACTGCCGCCCAGCCGAGGTCGTGCAGCAGCACGCCCAGCAGCACCACCGTGCGATCGACTTCCAGGTGATGCGCGAGGAGCCCCTCGGCGCAGGCGTAGGAGAGGGGAATATGCACGTCGTTCTTGCGCGCGCGCATGTAGGGCCGCGCCGCGCGCCACACCGGCGCGAATTCGGTTTCGGTCGTCATGGTCATAGCAAAAACACTCCGTCTGGTGGGGCTCTGGGCAGAGGGCTGGAGGGGGAAACGGGTCTCCCCGCCTCCGGTCCGGCGCTGGCTGGCTCATACGGATTCCGTCCGATTCCTGAACAGTCGGGGAGGGCACCGACTGTTCATCCATCTCCCGAAATCCGTCCTTTTTCCTTCTCCCTCTGCTGCGCAGCTTTACAAGTCCGGTCGGATTTCCGGGTGTTTTCAACACCCTTCAATCGGAATCCGTATCAGTCTGCCGCGCTGCCTTCTTGCCCCTCTCCCTCTTCGGTGAGGATGCTGACCTGACCGGTGTGGCCGTCCACCCGCAGGCGCTGCCCGGTGCGGATCACGGCAGTCGCGTTGCCGGTGCCGGTCACGGCG
The DNA window shown above is from Deinococcus reticulitermitis and carries:
- the typA gene encoding translational GTPase TypA; this translates as MEYRNIAIIAHVDHGKTTLVDGLLKQTLELKHGEEIAERAMDSNDLERERGITILAKNTAVEYGGVKINIVDTPGHADFGGEVERVLGMVDGCLLLVDAAEGPMPQTRFVLRKAIELGLKPIVVINKIDRQDARPEEVVNLTFDLMAELGASDDQLDFPILYAISREGKAYRELDQPRDDFKELFDMVLEQIPPPPVDLEAPFQMLVTNLDYSEYLGRIVVGRVNRGKVRKGEFVNLMHKDGTMTKVRVVQPFTHLGLRRIEADEVGAGDIVALAGIEDAQIGETIADLADPEALPIITVDEPTVSMTFQPNTSPFAGKDGKYVTSRHLNDRLKKEVMTNVSLRVEEIRPDEFVVSGRGELHLSILLETMRREGYEVQVGSPRVITRDIDGEKHEPFEHLVIDVPEQHSSTVIGILGARKGQMVNMEPQGSRVRVEFKIPARALFGFRTQFLSMTQGEGIMSHIFDGYAPWAGELRTRQNGSLVSMEDGPAFAYSIFKLQDRGTFFIDAGTEVYVGMIVGENAREQDMNVNVCKNKKLTNVRSAGADEALTLIPPRRMSLEDALEYIADDELVELTPHSIRLRKKVLNPSFRK
- a CDS encoding SDR family NAD(P)-dependent oxidoreductase, which translates into the protein MTPDLRGKVVLITGAAGGLGRTFALAFSGAGAQVAVADVNGAGAQETAELIRQAGGQALGLQVNVSDEASTLEMARAVRAEFGGLDALINNASLYAGLERLPFTEIDPAVWDWVMGVNLKGPWLCARAVTPLLRERGAGRIVNIASATVMSGSPLWAHYVASKGGVIALTRVLARELGDDGITVNAVAPGFTLTEASLGLMEDAASYGVGRGALKRAQQPGDLIGAALFFASDASAFITGQTLVVDGGRQFL
- a CDS encoding HD domain-containing protein translates to MSEVTPDLIAELYLRAEPYWHTRSGEIHMPQAYAYAQALLRAHPEASAGTVLAAILLHDVGYARVPEETHHQGLADAPSGWQPDITRLHEQEGVKLARELLSELRYPAALVGPILTIIGGHDSTSGEAHSLEDAIVKDADKLWRFGARGVEICRGWMGMTFEDFTAYVEAKIPTWFHTAEGARLARLTLDRARREHRETEPGETEHRETP
- a CDS encoding aldehyde dehydrogenase family protein, which encodes MTGVETRTQDLGLYIGGGWVPSASGERTKVLNPATGEVVGTVARGNAEDVDRAMEVAAAAFAAWRRVPTRERVRLQRRAAELLRARAGEFAQLLTLELGRPLAGARLEIERVANLLEDYAEEALRLRGEVPFINEGGERILVLQEPVGVVAAIAPFNYPINLLAFKLGAALPVGCTVVAKPADDTPLSTLRLAELFTEAGFPPGVFNVITGPGRVLGEAMVAHPTPRKVAFTGSTGAGQRIAEVASHTNKRLTLELGGQCPAILCADADLERAVPAITRHAFANSGQFCYRVNRIYVHEDLYAEFVERLGEAAGQLKVGHGLDAGVDLGPMVNEKIFRTSVEHVRDARAGGARIVTGGERLRGAAYDGGFFFPPTVIADATSDMKIMTEETFGPVVGVMPFTDLEDALRLANDTVYGLAAFAFTRDLAQGLRIAEAFEAGSVWINNIHRSSNLAPFGGYKQSGVGREKGRYGLESYLEYKTVYLSE
- a CDS encoding HD domain-containing protein, encoding MTTETEFAPVWRAARPYMRARKNDVHIPLSYACAEGLLAHHLEVDRTVVLLGVLLHDLGWAAVDQEAIYKEGFGPNMWESDVRRQHELEGARIAREILGEIGYPPETVDHVARIVEGHDTRQEAISPEDELVKDADKLWRFTVTGVSVACDWFGMTPAEYAARLEREIEGQLFSPAAVAQARAALAETRRQLKLEVLA